The Christiangramia flava JLT2011 genome has a segment encoding these proteins:
- a CDS encoding PorP/SprF family type IX secretion system membrane protein, whose translation MKKQFLIFLVILVAAPAFSQQLPQFTQYMYNTISINPAYAGSRDAFSIIGLHRSQWADFEGAPTTQTLSINSPLSNNKIGLGLSIINDNAGYENYTYAYGDFAYRIDLSADVSLRMGLKAGASYYNLEEELFTEPEVMNDPFFQDRLNRWTPNFGLGFYLSSQNWYIGASAPKLINNNNNEFNEYLALEQVHYYLTGGYVFDLSDNVKLRPTTLVKMTKGAPLSVDLTATAIFNEKFYLGGSYRIDDAVGAFLDVQVFNGFRAGYAYEYPISDIRPYTSGSHEILLIYEIRLKNTRYKSPRFF comes from the coding sequence ATGAAAAAACAATTTCTAATCTTTTTAGTGATACTTGTTGCCGCCCCAGCTTTCTCGCAACAGCTCCCTCAGTTTACGCAGTATATGTATAACACCATATCTATCAACCCGGCCTATGCCGGTAGTCGGGATGCTTTTTCAATCATCGGGCTGCACCGCAGTCAGTGGGCAGACTTTGAAGGCGCACCAACAACGCAAACACTATCGATCAACTCGCCGCTCAGCAATAATAAGATAGGTCTTGGCTTGTCTATCATTAATGACAACGCGGGTTACGAAAACTACACCTATGCTTATGGTGATTTCGCTTACCGCATTGACCTGAGTGCCGATGTAAGTCTGCGAATGGGATTAAAAGCAGGTGCGAGCTATTACAATCTTGAAGAAGAACTGTTCACAGAGCCGGAAGTTATGAACGATCCGTTTTTTCAGGATCGGTTGAACCGCTGGACGCCAAATTTCGGGCTAGGTTTTTATTTGTCGTCTCAGAATTGGTATATCGGGGCTTCAGCTCCTAAACTGATCAACAATAACAATAACGAGTTCAACGAATATCTGGCTCTGGAGCAGGTTCACTACTATTTAACAGGAGGTTATGTGTTTGACCTGAGCGATAATGTGAAATTAAGACCCACTACCCTGGTTAAAATGACCAAAGGAGCGCCTCTTTCCGTAGATCTTACGGCTACTGCGATCTTCAATGAGAAATTCTATCTGGGCGGATCCTACAGGATCGATGATGCGGTTGGTGCCTTCCTGGATGTGCAGGTCTTTAACGGCTTTCGTGCAGGTTATGCTTATGAATATCCAATATCTGATATTCGCCCGTACACCAGTGGCTCACACGAAATCCTGCTGATCTATGAAATCAGACTTAAAAACACTCGATACAAATCACCTCGTTTCTTCTAA
- a CDS encoding OmpA family protein has protein sequence MKKLYFILILLIASVSMQAQSGKQKKADKLYNNFAYLEATDVYKELIEDGYQVSENSKKLGDAYMMLRSPENAVHYYGDVIEEDNIDPEYYYKYAQALRGVKRYEESRTWLKKYLESGNSSDEIEKMIEKDEYRPGITYKLQSSPELNSEVSDFGVFAKDSMLYFVSARAQDSDVKKKTYSWNGEPFLDVYVLDQKSGNISPIKGDVNTKLHDGPVVISPDGKTIYFTRNNILGNKEGKKDKDRTNNLKLYSASWKNGEWTDVKELPFNSDDYSVGHPTLSKDGKTLYFASDMPGGMGGTDIYKVSVDSLSFGTPENLGEPVNTEFDETFPFMDTDGTLYFSSNGHAGLGLFDLFRLEKENDTVMNLGESINSNMDDFAYFQVNDSRQGYISSNRDGGSDNIYVFNKLNPLVLKGTVTDAINGEPISQATVRLMDDENHQIAFLETDEDGNYETEVARDQMIPIEAKEIEYETFTGTVNTNDSDEQDEMVYDIQLNPVRDVDYLAEINNIYFDFDKSNIRPDAAQELDKLVDLMQNEYPELVIEINSHTDRRGTNAYNEKLAERRAKSTYDYLISKGIAPERIADYKGHGETEPAIDCDRCTEQDHQLNRRSMFKVVQMKE, from the coding sequence ATGAAAAAACTTTACTTCATACTAATACTTCTAATCGCGTCGGTATCGATGCAGGCCCAAAGCGGAAAGCAAAAGAAGGCAGATAAACTGTATAACAATTTCGCTTACCTGGAGGCTACCGATGTTTACAAAGAACTCATCGAAGACGGCTACCAGGTTTCTGAAAACAGCAAAAAGCTGGGCGATGCCTACATGATGTTGCGCAGCCCTGAAAACGCCGTTCACTATTATGGTGATGTGATCGAAGAAGACAACATCGATCCCGAATATTATTATAAGTACGCTCAGGCTCTTCGTGGGGTGAAGCGTTACGAGGAATCTCGCACCTGGCTGAAGAAGTACCTCGAAAGTGGCAATTCTTCGGATGAGATCGAGAAAATGATCGAAAAAGACGAATACCGTCCTGGGATCACCTACAAACTTCAGTCTTCTCCTGAATTGAATTCAGAAGTAAGCGATTTTGGGGTGTTCGCAAAAGACAGTATGCTTTACTTCGTATCGGCACGCGCACAGGATAGTGATGTCAAAAAGAAAACCTACAGCTGGAACGGTGAACCGTTTCTTGACGTATACGTGCTGGATCAGAAAAGCGGAAACATTAGTCCTATTAAAGGTGATGTAAACACCAAGCTACACGATGGCCCAGTGGTGATTTCTCCTGATGGAAAGACCATTTATTTTACCAGAAACAATATCCTTGGAAATAAAGAAGGAAAAAAAGATAAAGACAGGACCAATAACCTGAAGCTGTATTCTGCAAGCTGGAAAAATGGAGAATGGACAGATGTAAAAGAATTGCCATTTAATTCTGATGATTATTCGGTAGGGCACCCCACTTTAAGCAAAGACGGTAAAACGCTCTACTTCGCATCTGATATGCCAGGCGGAATGGGTGGAACAGATATCTATAAAGTAAGTGTAGATAGTCTTTCCTTCGGAACACCTGAAAATCTTGGCGAGCCTGTAAACACTGAATTTGATGAGACCTTCCCTTTTATGGATACTGATGGCACCTTGTATTTTTCATCAAACGGGCATGCCGGCCTGGGACTTTTTGATCTCTTCCGCCTCGAAAAAGAAAATGATACGGTCATGAATCTTGGAGAGAGCATCAATTCCAACATGGATGATTTTGCCTATTTCCAGGTAAATGATTCCCGCCAGGGATACATTTCTTCCAACCGTGATGGTGGCAGTGACAATATTTATGTTTTTAATAAGCTGAATCCTTTAGTCCTGAAAGGAACGGTGACCGATGCCATTAATGGAGAGCCTATAAGCCAGGCTACTGTTCGACTGATGGACGATGAAAATCACCAGATTGCTTTCCTGGAAACCGATGAGGACGGAAATTATGAAACCGAGGTCGCTCGTGATCAAATGATTCCAATCGAAGCCAAGGAAATCGAATATGAAACTTTTACCGGTACCGTCAATACAAACGACAGTGATGAACAGGATGAAATGGTCTATGACATTCAGCTGAACCCTGTTCGTGATGTAGACTACCTGGCTGAAATTAATAATATCTACTTCGATTTTGACAAATCGAACATTCGCCCGGATGCCGCTCAGGAACTGGATAAACTGGTAGATCTTATGCAAAACGAATATCCGGAACTCGTCATCGAGATCAACTCACATACCGATCGCAGAGGGACTAATGCCTATAACGAAAAACTAGCCGAACGTCGCGCTAAATCAACTTATGATTACCTGATCTCTAAAGGAATTGCTCCGGAACGGATTGCAGACTACAAAGGTCACGGAGAAACCGAGCCGGCAATAGACTGTGACCGTTGTACCGAACAGGATCACCAATTGAACCGTCGTTCGATGTTTAAGGTCGTTCAAATGAAAGAATAA
- a CDS encoding CAP domain-containing protein, whose amino-acid sequence MLIFCGVILTSCSKDSLSEDVTSYDQVVTKKVAYDYDAIEVEILEDINLYRKANGLAELQPLTEVSIEAESHNEYMIDQGTVSHDNFSQRASFLMQELGVRSVSENVAYGYRSADAVVKAWLKSKGHKENIEADNTHFGISVRQDADGRNYFTNIFVKK is encoded by the coding sequence ATGTTAATCTTCTGTGGGGTAATTCTTACATCTTGCTCTAAGGATTCCCTTTCTGAAGATGTGACATCGTATGATCAGGTGGTTACTAAGAAAGTAGCTTACGACTATGATGCCATTGAAGTTGAAATTCTGGAAGACATCAATCTTTACAGAAAAGCAAACGGCTTAGCTGAATTGCAACCGCTTACTGAAGTTTCTATCGAAGCTGAATCTCACAACGAATATATGATCGATCAGGGTACGGTTAGTCATGATAATTTTTCGCAAAGAGCTTCTTTTTTAATGCAGGAATTAGGCGTGCGTTCAGTGAGTGAAAATGTAGCCTACGGGTACAGAAGTGCCGACGCAGTTGTTAAGGCATGGCTGAAGAGTAAAGGTCATAAAGAAAATATAGAGGCAGACAATACCCATTTTGGGATATCTGTTCGCCAGGACGCAGATGGAAGAAATTATTTTACTAACATCTTCGTCAAAAAGTAA
- a CDS encoding ribonuclease Z → MKITILGCYAATPRSFTNPTSQVLEMKNHLFLIDCGEGTQVQLRRNRIKFSKIRHIFISHLHGDHFYGLVGLISTFRLLNREQELHVYGPKGIKEIISLQLKLANSWTNYPLIFHELQSKEQELLYEDDKLSVKTIPLKHRVYTNGFLFEEKPGERKLLVHEAQRLNIDKTLFKSLKKGKDVVSEDGELIPNSMVTSDPEPVKSYAFCSDTVYDPEIVPMIKRVTALYHESTFLEEQHELAFPTKHSTAKQAASIARDAGVQHLILGHYSTRYSDIELFRTEASEIFQNISLADDGKEFTF, encoded by the coding sequence ATGAAAATTACTATTCTTGGTTGCTACGCCGCAACTCCAAGAAGCTTCACCAATCCAACCTCCCAGGTGCTGGAGATGAAAAATCATCTTTTCCTCATCGATTGCGGGGAAGGAACCCAGGTTCAGCTTCGGCGAAATCGCATTAAATTCTCCAAGATTCGCCATATTTTCATTTCGCATTTACATGGCGATCATTTCTACGGACTCGTGGGACTTATTTCTACTTTCCGTTTATTGAACAGGGAGCAGGAATTGCACGTATATGGGCCCAAGGGTATCAAGGAAATTATCAGTTTACAGCTGAAACTGGCCAATTCCTGGACCAATTACCCGCTGATCTTTCATGAATTGCAATCCAAAGAACAGGAGCTTCTCTACGAGGACGATAAACTGAGCGTGAAAACCATCCCGTTAAAGCACAGAGTGTATACCAACGGATTTTTATTTGAAGAGAAGCCTGGCGAACGCAAGTTACTGGTTCATGAAGCACAACGACTGAACATCGATAAAACTCTTTTCAAAAGCCTGAAAAAAGGAAAAGATGTAGTTTCAGAAGATGGGGAATTGATCCCGAATTCGATGGTCACATCAGATCCGGAACCAGTAAAATCGTATGCGTTCTGTAGCGATACAGTCTATGATCCTGAGATCGTACCAATGATCAAGCGGGTCACCGCATTATATCACGAATCCACTTTCCTGGAAGAGCAGCATGAGCTGGCTTTTCCAACCAAACATTCTACTGCAAAACAAGCCGCTTCTATAGCCAGAGATGCCGGGGTGCAACATCTTATTCTGGGACATTATTCTACCCGTTATAGCGATATTGAACTATTTCGCACCGAAGCCTCTGAGATTTTTCAGAATATTTCCCTTGCCGATGACGGGAAGGAATTTACCTTTTAG
- a CDS encoding ribonuclease Z — MKFDRKENYVLIAHKGGSITEFISALTKHHEEIEQDNVVVDLSHNPNVTSEHLMGFLEIAELYRTNNRSFVIISDQVSIDDLPEELVVVPTSQEAEDMIQMDEIQRDLGF, encoded by the coding sequence ATGAAGTTTGATAGAAAGGAAAATTATGTTTTGATCGCCCATAAAGGTGGTTCTATAACTGAATTTATTTCCGCGCTTACAAAACATCACGAAGAAATCGAGCAGGACAACGTGGTCGTGGATCTATCTCATAACCCGAATGTAACCTCAGAACATCTGATGGGGTTTTTGGAAATTGCCGAGCTTTACCGAACCAATAACCGAAGCTTTGTGATCATTTCTGATCAGGTTAGTATAGACGATTTGCCCGAGGAACTGGTGGTAGTGCCTACCAGCCAGGAAGCCGAGGATATGATCCAGATGGATGAAATCCAGCGTGATCTGGGTTTCTGA
- a CDS encoding aspartate carbamoyltransferase catalytic subunit, whose protein sequence is MSELSVDHLLGIKYLKKEDIDLIFATADHFKEVINRPIKKVPSLRDITIANLFFENSTRTRLSFELAEKRLSADVVNFSAASSSVKKGETLIDTVNNILSMKVDMVVMRHPNPGAGIFLSKHVKASIINAGDGAHEHPTQALLDSYSIREKLGDVGGKKVVIVGDILHSRVALSNIFALQLQGAEVKVCGPKTLIPKHIESLGVAVEPNLVKALEWCDVANMLRVQNERMDISYFPSTREYVKQYGLSRKILDKLPKEIVVMHPGPINRGVEITSDVADSDHAIILDQVQNGVAVRMAVIYLLASKIKQ, encoded by the coding sequence ATGAGCGAATTAAGTGTAGATCACTTACTGGGAATCAAATACCTTAAGAAAGAGGATATTGATCTCATTTTTGCAACTGCCGATCATTTCAAGGAAGTGATCAACCGGCCCATTAAAAAAGTTCCTTCGCTTCGAGATATTACGATCGCCAATTTGTTTTTTGAAAACAGCACCCGTACCAGACTATCTTTTGAACTGGCTGAAAAGAGGCTTAGCGCCGATGTGGTGAATTTTTCGGCAGCATCTTCTTCAGTAAAAAAAGGAGAAACCCTGATCGATACCGTGAACAATATCCTTTCCATGAAAGTAGATATGGTAGTGATGAGACATCCCAATCCTGGAGCGGGTATTTTTCTCTCAAAACACGTCAAGGCCAGTATTATCAATGCCGGTGATGGCGCTCATGAGCATCCTACACAGGCACTTTTGGATTCCTATTCCATACGAGAAAAGCTTGGTGATGTAGGAGGGAAGAAAGTAGTCATTGTAGGAGATATTTTACACAGTCGTGTGGCCCTTTCAAACATCTTTGCGCTGCAACTTCAAGGTGCGGAAGTAAAGGTTTGCGGTCCAAAAACCCTGATCCCGAAGCACATTGAATCACTAGGGGTAGCAGTGGAGCCTAACCTGGTTAAAGCCCTGGAATGGTGCGACGTAGCCAATATGTTACGTGTACAGAACGAACGGATGGACATCAGTTATTTTCCCAGTACGAGAGAGTATGTGAAACAATATGGTCTTAGCAGGAAGATACTCGACAAACTTCCAAAAGAGATCGTGGTGATGCACCCGGGACCTATTAACAGAGGAGTAGAGATCACCAGCGATGTGGCCGATTCAGACCACGCGATTATTCTCGACCAGGTGCAGAACGGAGTAGCGGTGAGAATGGCCGTAATTTACCTACTGGCTTCGAAAATCAAACAATAG
- the pyrR gene encoding bifunctional pyr operon transcriptional regulator/uracil phosphoribosyltransferase PyrR, producing MSRKVLLNAKEIDIILHRLACQLVEKHTDFQSTVLIGIQPRGVFLANRIVKILKEEYQLENLNFGQLDITFYRDDFRRGEKPLEANKTRIDFIVEDKRVIFIDDVLYTGRSIRAALTAIQSFGRPKEIELLSFIDRRFSRHLPIQPDYNGRQVDAINEEKVKVCWVENEGEDAVYLVSK from the coding sequence ATGAGCCGTAAAGTCCTGTTAAATGCCAAAGAAATCGATATTATCCTTCATCGATTGGCATGTCAGCTGGTAGAAAAACATACTGATTTTCAATCTACGGTTCTTATTGGTATTCAGCCACGTGGCGTATTTCTGGCCAACAGGATCGTAAAAATTTTAAAAGAGGAATACCAGCTGGAAAACCTGAATTTTGGTCAGTTGGATATTACCTTTTATCGAGATGACTTCCGAAGAGGAGAAAAGCCGCTGGAGGCGAACAAGACCCGCATCGATTTTATAGTGGAAGACAAGCGCGTGATCTTCATTGATGACGTTTTGTATACCGGTCGTAGCATCAGGGCCGCGTTAACGGCTATCCAGTCTTTTGGAAGGCCAAAAGAAATTGAATTACTGAGTTTTATAGACCGAAGATTTAGCAGGCATTTGCCTATTCAGCCAGATTATAACGGGCGACAGGTAGATGCGATCAACGAAGAAAAAGTAAAGGTTTGCTGGGTAGAAAATGAAGGGGAAGATGCCGTTTACCTGGTTTCAAAATAA
- a CDS encoding amylo-alpha-1,6-glucosidase, translating into MKRLLLFSFLLSASGFSQKVELDSLLKNSPAILGKTEYLDSPFLVSGRRLYMVGHQNGSFPEIGWHIPGEMGGIWDHPIKLFDGFQAEITTSGHSIALDDASEFTNFPVASRQVFNFSEEQLKVERWQFVADTSEALLINFTIQNTSDQPQKIGLHFSIFSDLRPTWLGERTNMEDGKDVAAIQHGKVLFKDSLNSWFAMIASDQKAVKTTKIPTKYKGKGVGIKMDYEWEIPAKTTKNIQFYLSGSNVSERELQQNYRRFRQNLFQEIESKISKFEHLGELSRLQIPDKNLQTAFEWLKYNSEWLVQTVPGLGTGMTAGIPDYPWYFGVDSEYALRGYMAVGQEETVLQTISLLDSVSSAVNANGRIIHEMSTNGAVFNRGNINETPQFSTLIWEIYKWNGNEAFLKKYFPTIEKGLDWLLSENDKNGNLFPDGFGMMEIHGLDSEMIDVAVYTQQGFEDAAKIAEKLGNSDKQKAYSEIARKLKTRINDRFWSEEFQSYADFIGTDEQALKLTEDAIIRADTLNKPWSVKELKNTRDYLLKNPSATARPFVLHHNWVVNTPMEMGIADPGKARMALETAVSYTNPFGVFVTGIDRDESSETGNGSFKGSKSFSYTGAVMTLPTGVQAIAENNYGNPDRALEYLQKMTRSFSYAFPGSIYEVSPDYGMITQAWTIYSYAIPIIQQFFGIDPMASEKEIHLRPLMPKAWPKASLENVKIGDNELSVFYSEENEVMNLKIIQTQENWKVIFHLPEKFSNLSIGNELQAIPPDREFVLTGKEILLKAE; encoded by the coding sequence ATGAAAAGACTACTTTTATTTTCCTTCCTGCTATCTGCATCCGGATTTTCCCAGAAGGTAGAGCTGGACAGCTTACTGAAGAATTCCCCGGCAATCCTCGGCAAAACAGAATACCTGGATTCTCCTTTCCTGGTTTCCGGTAGGAGGTTATATATGGTGGGTCATCAAAACGGTTCTTTCCCGGAGATTGGCTGGCACATTCCCGGAGAAATGGGTGGGATTTGGGATCATCCCATCAAATTGTTCGATGGTTTTCAGGCTGAAATTACAACTTCTGGCCACTCGATCGCACTGGACGATGCTTCGGAATTCACTAATTTCCCGGTGGCTTCCAGGCAGGTTTTTAATTTTTCCGAAGAACAGTTGAAAGTCGAACGCTGGCAATTTGTGGCAGATACTTCCGAAGCGCTATTGATCAATTTCACAATTCAGAATACATCAGATCAGCCGCAAAAAATAGGACTTCATTTCAGCATATTTTCAGACTTGCGACCAACATGGCTTGGAGAAAGAACCAATATGGAAGACGGAAAGGATGTTGCCGCAATTCAGCATGGCAAGGTACTTTTCAAAGACAGTCTCAATTCCTGGTTCGCGATGATAGCCAGTGATCAGAAAGCTGTGAAAACCACAAAAATTCCTACAAAATATAAGGGAAAAGGTGTGGGTATCAAAATGGATTATGAATGGGAAATCCCTGCGAAAACCACCAAAAATATCCAATTCTATCTTTCCGGCTCCAATGTTTCTGAAAGAGAACTTCAGCAGAATTACCGGCGTTTTCGCCAAAATCTTTTTCAGGAAATCGAAAGCAAAATTTCAAAATTTGAACATTTAGGAGAACTATCCAGGCTTCAGATCCCTGATAAAAACTTGCAAACTGCTTTTGAATGGCTGAAGTACAACAGCGAATGGCTGGTTCAAACCGTTCCCGGGCTGGGCACTGGAATGACTGCCGGGATTCCAGATTATCCTTGGTATTTTGGGGTGGATAGCGAATATGCCCTGAGAGGATATATGGCCGTAGGACAGGAAGAAACCGTGCTCCAAACCATCAGTTTACTAGACAGTGTTTCGTCTGCCGTGAACGCCAATGGCCGTATCATTCACGAAATGTCTACCAATGGAGCGGTTTTCAATAGAGGCAATATTAATGAAACTCCACAGTTTTCCACCCTGATCTGGGAGATCTATAAATGGAATGGAAACGAGGCATTTTTGAAAAAATATTTCCCAACTATCGAAAAAGGACTGGACTGGCTGCTCTCAGAAAATGATAAAAATGGGAATCTTTTCCCGGATGGTTTTGGAATGATGGAAATTCATGGCCTGGACAGCGAAATGATAGATGTAGCGGTCTATACGCAACAAGGTTTTGAAGACGCTGCAAAAATTGCAGAGAAATTAGGAAATTCTGACAAACAAAAAGCCTATTCTGAGATCGCCAGAAAGCTAAAAACACGTATCAATGACAGGTTCTGGTCAGAAGAATTTCAATCGTATGCTGATTTTATTGGAACTGACGAACAGGCACTGAAGCTTACGGAAGATGCGATCATCAGGGCCGATACATTAAATAAACCTTGGTCTGTCAAAGAATTGAAAAATACCAGGGATTACCTTTTAAAGAACCCTTCGGCAACTGCCAGGCCATTTGTTTTGCATCACAACTGGGTAGTGAACACCCCAATGGAAATGGGAATTGCAGATCCTGGTAAGGCGAGGATGGCACTGGAAACCGCTGTTTCATACACCAATCCGTTTGGTGTTTTCGTAACCGGGATCGATCGTGATGAAAGTTCAGAGACCGGAAACGGAAGTTTTAAGGGCAGTAAAAGTTTTTCCTACACCGGTGCGGTGATGACACTTCCTACAGGCGTCCAGGCGATTGCCGAAAATAATTATGGAAATCCAGATCGTGCACTGGAATACTTGCAAAAAATGACCCGGTCTTTCAGCTACGCTTTTCCCGGAAGCATCTACGAAGTTTCGCCAGATTACGGGATGATCACCCAGGCCTGGACCATCTATAGCTATGCGATTCCTATAATCCAGCAATTCTTCGGAATAGATCCTATGGCTTCGGAAAAAGAGATTCATCTCCGACCTTTGATGCCCAAGGCCTGGCCGAAAGCATCCCTGGAAAATGTCAAAATTGGCGATAATGAACTTTCTGTATTTTATTCAGAAGAAAATGAGGTTATGAACCTGAAAATAATCCAGACACAGGAAAACTGGAAGGTTATTTTCCATTTACCGGAAAAATTCTCCAATCTATCTATTGGAAATGAACTTCAGGCGATTCCTCCTGACCGGGAATTTGTTCTCACGGGTAAGGAAATTCTGCTAAAAGCTGAATAA